In Verrucomicrobiota bacterium, one DNA window encodes the following:
- a CDS encoding cytochrome c, with the protein MKHKPPIATPPPPPAVPRPEPPGAATVPIWLFGLLGAGLLAAAWYLYQTAGEFSPQVYAPYRTLAELRQANPKPAADPALATGALLYVKTCSPCHQNTGLGQPPMYPPLAGSDWVNAPGPDRLVRIVLHGLHGPITVKDATFNNIMVPWKDFLKDEEIAALLTYLRRNQSWGNAAPAVTPARVTAIRQAETTRDGPWTAEELLKIPADKP; encoded by the coding sequence ATGAAGCACAAACCGCCCATCGCAACTCCACCACCGCCGCCCGCCGTACCGCGCCCGGAACCGCCCGGGGCTGCCACCGTTCCGATCTGGCTGTTCGGCCTGCTCGGTGCCGGCCTGCTGGCAGCAGCCTGGTATCTTTACCAAACTGCCGGCGAATTCAGCCCCCAAGTCTATGCCCCGTACCGCACGCTGGCAGAACTGCGCCAGGCCAATCCCAAACCGGCGGCGGACCCGGCACTTGCCACCGGAGCCCTGCTCTACGTCAAAACCTGCTCGCCGTGCCACCAGAACACCGGCTTGGGACAACCCCCGATGTACCCGCCGCTGGCCGGTTCCGATTGGGTCAACGCGCCGGGACCGGATCGGTTGGTACGCATCGTCTTGCACGGATTGCATGGTCCCATCACGGTCAAAGACGCGACGTTCAATAACATCATGGTGCCGTGGAAAGATTTTCTTAAGGACGAAGAAATCGCCGCCCTGCTGACCTATCTCCGGCGCAACCAGAGTTGGGGCAACGCGGCCCCAGCGGTAACCCCAGCGCGGGTGACGGCAATCCGCCAGGCTGAAACCACTCGCGACGGACCTTGGACGGCGGAGGAACTGCTGAAAATCCCCGCCGACAAACCGTGA
- a CDS encoding cbb3-type cytochrome c oxidase subunit I yields the protein MPDPHPTMCSAATIIPDGSKAAVASPEVLDASCRRPALWFAGSAAGWLGAAMVMAALGALKLVCPDCLSSWPSLSYGRLQPASQSLLVYGFASQAIYAVMLWMLARLGQMPWRGTGWLFAGGLLWNMAVLLGVGGILFGDQSGFAWFALPRPAGRLLLAGHLCITLAALANVRHRRNATLHPAQWYLLAALCWFAGLLWVSQSLLLWQPVQGVMQTVIHAWLGSGLVHLWLGVSGLGMLLFFVPKLANRPLHNPSLAQFAFWLFALFGAGCALHPGLPLPRWLPAISAVCQWLLLPAMLALALCLFKTLAGNLDALNSERSLLLMVIGFFSWCVALILGGILHVPEVAALTEYTWFATARDQLFLAGFILPVLTGALAYLIPRLTGREWPCHVMPKVHVYGTLLGTAVLVGALVLGGIQQVLAASPEEPFIQVVRATRLAGGGVLAGWIILATAQFSFIVNFTWLLCRCLKPCPTPEREATHSESLENMSVAEAPVPRATWQNHAWLPGLAAVLTLALSFGGLILVPQWQLGRPQPVARTALEPTYPLPRPGQAEQGREWYRSLGCAECHTQQLRPAGTPTDLARGWGTRRTVAQDFAADSLVFPGTIRLGPDLASIGDRRPERFAAPWKCQTPNPEAEITQWHLRHLYDPRQVSPGSLMPSYRFLFEERELTPGRLPSASALPPDTRSGLSQGKEMVPKPGALALTAYLLSLRAEAAVYAAPLTPKTAGDDHTTILFQPSR from the coding sequence ATGCCTGATCCGCACCCAACCATGTGCTCAGCCGCAACCATCATTCCAGATGGTTCCAAGGCCGCTGTCGCTTCGCCGGAAGTCCTGGACGCCTCCTGTCGACGACCGGCGTTGTGGTTCGCCGGGAGCGCCGCGGGTTGGCTCGGAGCAGCGATGGTTATGGCCGCCTTGGGCGCCTTGAAATTGGTCTGTCCGGATTGCCTCTCCTCCTGGCCCAGCCTTTCGTATGGCCGTTTGCAGCCAGCCAGCCAGAGCTTGCTGGTGTACGGGTTTGCCTCGCAGGCCATTTACGCGGTGATGCTGTGGATGCTGGCGCGGCTAGGGCAAATGCCTTGGCGCGGAACTGGCTGGCTTTTCGCGGGCGGGTTGTTGTGGAACATGGCAGTCCTGCTTGGCGTGGGCGGTATTCTATTCGGAGACCAAAGCGGATTCGCCTGGTTTGCCCTGCCCCGCCCGGCCGGGCGCCTGTTGCTGGCGGGCCATCTATGCATTACCCTCGCCGCGTTGGCGAATGTTCGGCACCGCCGGAACGCCACGCTTCACCCGGCACAATGGTATCTGCTGGCCGCGTTATGCTGGTTTGCCGGTCTGCTGTGGGTCAGCCAATCCCTGCTGCTCTGGCAGCCGGTGCAGGGCGTAATGCAAACCGTAATCCATGCTTGGCTTGGTTCCGGCCTGGTTCATTTGTGGCTGGGCGTCTCCGGCCTGGGCATGCTCCTGTTTTTCGTTCCAAAACTGGCGAACCGTCCGTTGCACAACCCGTCGCTCGCGCAATTTGCCTTCTGGTTGTTTGCCCTCTTTGGTGCGGGTTGCGCCCTGCATCCCGGCCTGCCCCTGCCCCGCTGGCTGCCCGCCATCAGCGCCGTATGCCAATGGTTACTGTTGCCTGCCATGCTGGCACTGGCGCTGTGCCTGTTTAAAACTTTGGCAGGCAACCTGGACGCACTGAATTCAGAACGCTCCCTGCTGCTCATGGTCATTGGCTTTTTCTCCTGGTGCGTGGCCCTTATTTTGGGTGGCATCCTGCACGTGCCCGAAGTCGCGGCACTGACCGAGTACACCTGGTTTGCCACCGCCCGCGATCAATTGTTCCTGGCGGGCTTCATCCTGCCGGTCCTCACCGGCGCGCTGGCCTATCTTATCCCGCGCCTGACGGGACGCGAATGGCCGTGCCATGTCATGCCCAAAGTGCATGTGTATGGCACCCTGCTCGGCACGGCGGTACTGGTGGGAGCATTGGTGCTGGGCGGCATTCAACAAGTGCTGGCCGCGTCACCCGAAGAACCGTTCATTCAAGTCGTGCGCGCAACGCGCCTCGCGGGCGGGGGTGTGCTGGCCGGCTGGATCATTTTGGCAACCGCACAATTCTCCTTCATCGTCAACTTCACTTGGCTCCTCTGCCGCTGCCTGAAGCCCTGTCCAACACCTGAACGGGAAGCTACCCATTCAGAATCTCTTGAGAACATGTCCGTGGCGGAAGCACCCGTTCCCCGCGCCACATGGCAAAACCACGCATGGCTGCCCGGCCTCGCGGCGGTGCTCACACTCGCACTGTCCTTTGGCGGGCTCATCCTCGTGCCGCAATGGCAACTCGGGCGGCCGCAACCGGTCGCGCGAACCGCCTTGGAACCAACCTATCCGCTCCCGCGTCCGGGCCAGGCCGAACAAGGCCGGGAATGGTACCGTTCATTAGGCTGCGCCGAGTGCCACACTCAACAACTGCGCCCCGCCGGTACCCCGACGGATTTGGCGCGCGGCTGGGGAACCCGGCGCACGGTGGCGCAAGACTTCGCCGCCGATAGTCTGGTCTTTCCCGGTACCATTCGCTTAGGCCCCGACCTGGCCAGTATCGGTGACCGCCGCCCGGAACGTTTCGCCGCCCCGTGGAAATGCCAAACGCCAAATCCGGAAGCTGAAATCACCCAATGGCATCTGCGCCATCTGTATGATCCCCGCCAGGTTTCCCCCGGTTCCCTGATGCCGTCCTATCGTTTCCTATTCGAGGAGCGGGAACTGACGCCCGGCCGCTTGCCGTCCGCTAGCGCGCTGCCACCCGATACCCGCAGCGGCCTAAGCCAAGGCAAGGAGATGGTTCCGAAACCCGGAGCGCTTGCGCTCACGGCGTACCTGTTGAGCTTGCGTGCGGAGGCGGCGGTCTATGCCGCGCCGCTGACCCCAAAAACCGCCGGTGACGATCATACCACCATTCTCTTTCAACCCAGCCGATGA